In the genome of Streptomyces sp. Q6, the window ACGTGTTGAACATCGTGAAGACCATGCCGCAGGTGAACATCGTCAGCGCGAGGATCAGCCAGGACTCCACGAACGGCAGGTCGACCGCGCCGAGCAGCCAGTCCGCGACCGCCGCCACCGCGAACCCGCCGAGCAGCGCGTACGCGACGGTGAAGGCGATCCGCTCGGCCGGGTTCAGGCCCCGCGCGTGCACGCTGAGCTGGATCGCGCCGACGAAGCCGATGATCACGGCGGCGAGCGAGATGTAGAAGATCGTCAGGCCGCGCGGGTCCCCGCTCTGCAACGGGCGCACGTCCTTGACCGCCACCGGGATGCCGGTCGCCCGGCTCACGGCGGGCCCGGCCTCCGTGAAGACCTGCGCCACGGAGAAGCCGGAGGCCCCGGAGACGTCCAGGTCGACCCGCGCCCCGCCGTCGCGCACGTCGAGGACCGCGTAGACCCGCTGCTCGTCGATGGCCGTGCGGGCCGCTTCGCGGGAGGCGTACGGCTTCAGGTCGAGCTGGGCGTCGAGCGCCTTCTCCATCGCGGCGAGGAACTGTTTGCCGCGCGCCTGCTCGTACTCGCCGGTGACGGCGGTCGGGATGTGGTGCGGGGTCGGGTTCGCCATGGAGT includes:
- a CDS encoding ABC transporter permease, with amino-acid sequence MSPSPDEEQPRPHPPHGDHGRPPTRADHWSNFKKSPFLPATVLVLILSAAAALFAASYTYSMANPTPHHIPTAVTGEYEQARGKQFLAAMEKALDAQLDLKPYASREAARTAIDEQRVYAVLDVRDGGARVDLDVSGASGFSVAQVFTEAGPAVSRATGIPVAVKDVRPLQSGDPRGLTIFYISLAAVIIGFVGAIQLSVHARGLNPAERIAFTVAYALLGGFAVAAVADWLLGAVDLPFVESWLILALTMFTCGMVFTMFNTFFHRWAMIPTWGLLVLLGNPASGGAVAPPLLPTVIGRIGQWLPPGASVNAQHTAVYFQGDQHAFPFLVLAGWSLLSCGLFWFWRHRHPGGRGTRPLHAAAV